GGTGTCATCTGTAATTGCTGCAGTAAGAGGGCCCAACAGTGACCTTGGCAGAGTCTAAAATAAATACAGGTACTTTACTCAAAGAATCCCTTTTAACTTCCATATGGTAGGCAGAATGCACACCCAGAATGCCCAGTCCATTCTAAATGGGGTGGTGGGTTTGGGATACATTTGTGACTGTATGCAGGATAATCCCCAAATTGTCTTGGATGCATAGGACAGTGTGAATATCAGGTAGTTCACTTAAAAGGAACTAGTGAGTGAGAGATCTTATATTCAGTTAACTCCAGACTAAGAATTAACTACAGAACATAACTGTTGAAATTATTTCTTCTTTTAAGGTAATAAATCATGATataaacaaagcaaatgttACAGGACTGTGCAATAACATTTCAGTGGTAGTGTTAAGCCAATTAAAACCTTGTGTCACAGGTTCATAGctaaattatatatattttcttccATTTGAGGCTACTCAGATTTGCTGCttcattgtgtctttttttcttttttttttaaatcagtgttgCTATGTTTACTCTGCGAGCTATTGTGGTCAGAGCAGCTTGTTCCATATCAATATTGGCAAGGATCAATGTTTGTGAATACAGCCTACATGAATAAACATATTACATCAACCCAGCTGCACTGCAGACCATATGGCTCCACTGGAAACGGTAGCTAAGCTCAAACATGATGCTTACAACTAGTAAAAAACTCTCCATGGcaaactttcttttttgaacCACACTGATAACAATTACAAATAACATGTGAAGTGTGTGGTCATGAagttttgtttgggggttttatGTCAGGTAGTATGATTCTATTCTGAatcaatgttgtttttctctacTCTTGATGCTGTGGGGAGTATCTGTGTGCTGTCATATTATTTGCACTGTCTCTGACATGCTATCAAAAGAGGCTGAATGTTAAACAGTGAGAGCAGCTAAATATCGCTCTTTGTTCCCATGGAACTTTCaggcctttttttaaaacatgcttGTGCATCAGAGATGAAGAAATGGCCTTTTTGTTACACGATTTATaaagaaatgtctgttttcccCCACAAAGGCGATTTACAAAATGGTGTCGTCAGTAATGAAGATGCCAGAGGATGAGTCAACCCCAGAGAAACGAACAGATAAAATCTTCAAACAGATGGATACAGACAATGATGGTGAGTGATTTGTAATGAAAACTTGTACAGTTAATCCGTAGAACACAAATGGCAGGCTTGAGTTTTAAATTGAGGTGCAGAGTGGGACTGGACAGGCATGTAAAATCTGTAACTCATATGTCCTTGGTATAAAATGCAGCAGAGTGTAACCAGATATTAAAGATGTGGTTTTTACTTATttaagctcacacacacacacacacacacacacacacacacacacacacacacacagctgtgtttgctttgtatGCTTCTTGTGGTGCTCTCGATATCACTATAACATAGAATGTTGTAGTGATAGTGATTATAGTGAATGTTATATTATCAGTGTGATAATATCGTCACTATGGTATAATGATTATAGTGAATGTTATATTATCAGTGAATAACCACTATCCGTAGCTTCTTGAGGTGGATTTGttaactctgtctctttcttacACTACAGGGAGACTTTCCCTGGAAGAATTCATCAAAGGAGCCAAGAGTGACCCTTCTATCGTAAGACTCCTGCAGTCTGACCAGGGCACCTCGCGCTAGTTTGGACCTGCATCATGACTCGAATCCTAGCCAGACAGTGTTGCCATTCAAACTTTGCCTTCATCTGGAGGACATTTCCCCCACAGAGTAATTGCTTGTAAACTTGTGCAAGCGTTATGTAAGACAGGGACGCAGCTGTACAACATCTGTTTCGCACACCCAACCgcatgagaaaaaacaaaacaaaaaaaaccaaacaaacaaaaaaaaaccccaggttACCATAGTGCTGATATGATTTCAAGAAGCCTGAAATGAGTTGCGTCTTCTGTACAAGAAACCGAACACATTTCCAAATGTGTAATCTTACAAATCTCCTATAATAGTGTTTTGATTTCACACATTATACCACTACAGTATGCTCTTTTTTTGAAATGCATCACTATCTAGCACTTAGTCGTGGTAATTTTCTTTAGCTTTTTACAGTTGAAATGTGCCAAAACTAATACTGAACTGAATGTATTACATTAATTGGCAactatgtgattttttttttttttatgatgtgttATATGTGCCATCAGAAGGAGATGTTCTGTTAGGATCAAACAGACCACATAACAAAATAAAGTAACATTCCTCTTTCCATTAATGTCCAGGTGGACGGACTTGGCTCACTGTTAATATCTCTATACActcttattcattttaataacagcTCCAGAGATGATCTGTTAATGATTAACTCTAATACTTTCTATGTAAAACactatatacaaaaaaaaaaaaaaaacacatgaatctACACAGGCCATTTTGGTGACATATTTTTCCTGAAGTGAACAATGTGACAACAAAGGCAGCATATTTAGATGACACTTCatatacaataaaaatatacatCCATCACAGTTAGGCTCTTGCCAgcatattttattgttattaaagTAACAAATTCAATACaatatgaatgtaaaatgttAGACAATGAAAATGGATTACTGAAGAATAAGGATTGCTCTGTTTTACTGAAACAGTGAGACCTCTTTTGGGAGAGACAGGCTGGTGGACTCCTCAACAGATCATTTATATGCCATAAGTCATGGATACTATCAAATATCATGTGGTCTGTGTATCACTGTAACCAAATTACAACATCTAATACACCCATAAACCGAACAGACTGCAACATTGATCTCTTGAGTCTGTATGTGCTAAACCAGTGGTCACATCTTTGTAGATGTTTGCATGCTTGTTCTTCTCAAAGAAAACTAGATCAGGCGTATGACTTTATTCGCAATATTATACCCCA
This sequence is a window from Chanos chanos chromosome 4, fChaCha1.1, whole genome shotgun sequence. Protein-coding genes within it:
- the LOC115808959 gene encoding hippocalcin-like protein 1 isoform X3, with the translated sequence MGKQNSKLRPEVLSDLRENTEFTDHELQEWYRGFLKDCPSGHLTVDEFKRIYTKAIYKMVSSVMKMPEDESTPEKRTDKIFKQMDTDNDGELSLEEFIKGAKSDPSIVRLLQSDQGTSR